The window ctgtcctggtgggctcacaatgtacctggggcagtggaagattaagtgatttactcagggtcacagggagcagcacggggcttgaacccacaacctcaggatgctgaggtggTAGCTCGAACCACtagccacactctcctccaaactGTATCATTGCTTAATATAAACTCAAAGGCACTATCTAGATAAAAGAAAggtgcgatagcagtttctagcgcagggagccacgctgcttccgacgctcacaggaactcaatgagcgtggccattcagcacggctccccgcgctagaaactgctactgCAGTTTCGTAAAAAGGAGGCCCTAGTGTATAGGCTTTATTCTATTATAAACAGAACTTATGGTCTTAGGCATTTCTGaattataaatttaaggttttcTTTTCCAGATAATCAGAGTACAAAATGGGTCACAACAACCAAGACACTATTAAGGGCCCTTGTTACAAAGTCGCGGCGGTGCTGATTCTCAGAAGACATTGTTTGttaggagctagctaaattaaaatagacaaagcgatggggcctgaTGGGATACATCCCAGGAACTCAAGACAGGTTCTGGCAGCTCTGCTATTTCATCTATTCAATAATTATTTAGAGTCTGGAGTGATAAAGGGCAGTTGTGGTTCCTCTACACAGGAGCAGGAGAAGattgggaattacaggccagtgagtagACTAATAGAAACAATTCTAAGTggaggatagtgagatttctagaatcaAATGGACTGCAGGACCCGAGGCAGTACATTTGTTTTACgaaaggcaggtcttgtcagataaatttgattgattttttttgactgggtgaacaGTTGGATATGGCAGGGGCATTAAATATGGTGTATTTGGATTTGACATGGTTTCGCATAGGCagttgataaataaactgagtacctaCCCTAGGTATGGGATCTGAAGCGATGGTCTGGATAAAAAACtagttaagtggaaggagacagagggtagtggtaaatggtgtTTATTCAGAGGAAAAGGATATTGTTAGAAGTGTTCCGCAGGGATCTGTCCTTTGGACGACTCTTTGTGAGTGATGTTGCGGAAGGTCTGTCTGGTAACGTTTGTCATTCTACTGATATCAAACTCTGTAATAGGGTGGACACTCTAATGTGGATAATATGAGGCGGAATCTAGCAAAGCCTGGTCAAGTAACTGGCAACTAAGAttaaatgctaaaaaatgcaggatcATACACTtgagctgcaaaaatccaagtgaagtacttctgtgcatGAAAAAATAGTGGGACTTGGGGATGATTGTGTCTAATGATCTTAAGGTCACAAAAAAGGTGGAAAAGGTGAcagtcaaagccaggaagattcTTGGTTGTATAAGGAAAGGCTAGTAAGAAAAAGGAAGTGATAgtgccattgtataagtctctgatgcgggccatttggaatattgtgtgcaattctggagatcacaccttcaaaaagatataaataggatggagttggtccagagggttGCTATAAACTTGGTGAGTGGTATctgtcataaagtgtatggggacagactcagaGACCTCAATacgtatacacttctccctccgtattcgcggtttcagcaatcacagtttcgattatttgcggtttttagcttgctgtctcccccccccccccccattacatcagcttgcatagagaaatcattgattccaagcgtttacagagaaaattgctgattcccagcactttcttcaccgtgttttgcctctccttcaggaacaggccaggtctgcCACCATGTTATTTATGGTTTccccatattcacgatggtttttaatggaaaaccgcgaataacatatgaaaaagttattcacgggtcggttaatcccttatcacagcgaatacggagggagacgtgtaatCTAGAAGAAAGGCAATAGGGAATATCATAGAGACATTTAAACACCTAGGTGGCACAaaatgcatgaggcaagtctcgttcatttgaaaagaagctctggaatgagaggtttgaagttaataggtgataggctccggagtaataatctaaggaaaaggatggtagatgcgtctaatatagaggtctgcacgggaacggggatcgcgggaatcctgtggGTCCCATGGGAATTCCcccataacccacgggactcctacggggaccctcctctggcccatgggactcccacagggaccccctctagccaacgggactcccacggggatggaaggctttggaagaagggttcgtccatataatataatggacacgtcagccttagtaaaagagggggtttataagttaattacctgaacagaaaacaaagaaagggttccaccaaagagattccacaaggaaaacagcaaaagaaactgtggaattgatgatcctgtcagaagtaattgctgctttttatggggacgggcggggatggaggtaattccttatggggacgggcggggaaggaggtaattccttacggggatgggtggggacagagaggatcctggtggggacggagaggatcttggtggggacggagaggatcctggcggggacaggcagggatgggtgggatttctgtccccgcgcaactagACAAGAAAGATTGGGACAGGCATGCGGGATCTTTTGGAGGAGGccgaaatagtggatgctgcggatgggcagcctggatgggccttttggtctttatctgccattatgagTCTGTTTAaacgattttttgtttgtttttttttgcactgcaaaatgtttttttcaaattctgGTCCATCTGCTTGGAAAATAGATCCAAAAAGTGTAAATCACGGAGGTAAAGCGAAGCCTCTTTTGCTTTTTTGTTGCGCCTGGCCAGCTCATCGCCACGAAATACCCTCCCTATGCTGTTCCCGCGCGAGAGGGCCGCGCGGAGCCGGGCCCAGGAGTCCCTCCGCCCTGCAGCTGTGTGgagaggggggggtggggaggggacgaAGGGCAAAGGACAACCACTGGGAAAGCCATGAGGCTCAGTAAGCTCTGCcctggcccccccacccccaggcaaATGCTGTGTTCACACGAGTCCGTTGACAAGCGTCTCGTTCCCTTCCCCATCTTAAAGGGGAGGTGGGCAGGGAGCTTCCCCCCGCCccaggctctcggtatgtttacaTTTCATGGGCTAAGAAGCGGCTACAGCGCGTTTAACCTTTTCCTACTGCAGGAAAACGCCGAAGTAACATCTGAAAGGGAAACTCACCAGAAGATGATTTGCAGCTGGCCCTTTAAGACTGAAAACCCCGCCCCGGTGCCCTTTGACACCCCCCCTCTCCCTTCCAATCAGCGGCCCGCCGCGCGACCGCCAACCAATCGGGGGGGAGGCGGGAGCGCACGGATCTTGCGCGGGCCTCGGCTAATGAGACGCGTCGCCGGGGCTGTCGTCAGCTTCCGGCTATTTCCTCGCGAAGTTCCGGGAGGAGGAGTTGGGGGCGAGAGGAAGATGGAGGCGCCGGCGCTCCCCGAGTGGCTGCAGAGGCGGGACGAGGAGCGGCGGCAGCAGGTGGAAAGGAGGCAGCAGGAGAAGCGCGAGCAGGCGGTGGCCGAGGAGCAGAGCGACTTCTTCCAGAGCGCCTTCCAGGCGGAGCGCGCCGCCATCGAGCAGCTGCTCGCGCCGCCCGGGGGCGCGCCGGCGGCCTTGGAGGAGGCGGCCCTTCGCCTGCAGCAGCTGCAGAAGTTCCTCAGCGACAGCGTGCGCTTCCTGCCGCCCTACGACCTGCGGCAGGCGCAGGAGGCGCTGCAGAGGCTGCAGGCGGCGCTGGGCGACGGCCGCGAGCGGCTGCGGCCCAAGAAGAAGTTCGCCTTCACGTGCCGCAAGAAAGAGGCCTCCGCCCCCGCCGAGCCCTCCGCGCCCCGCGCCCCCGCCGCCCTGCCGCCGCCGCCGGCCGCCGAGTCGGGCATCAGCGGCCTGGAGTGCGAGACGCTGGTGAAGGGCGCCGACGAGGTGCAGGGCCGCGACGTGCTGCTGAGCCACCTGCGCAACTGCACCGTCAAGCTGCTGGGCAGCCCGAGCACCCTGCACGTGCGCCACGTGCGCGACTCGCGCGTCCTCTGCGGGCCCGTCGCCACCTCGGTGCTGGTGGACGAGTGCGCCGGCTGCGTGTTCGCCTTCCCGTGCCAGCAGCTGCGCACCCACCGCACCCGCGACACCAAGGTGTACCTGCAGGTGACCAGCCGCGCCATCCTCGAGGACTGCAGCGGGGTCCAGTTCGCGCCCTTCAGCTGGAGCTACGAAGGCCTCGACAGGGACTTCGAGATCTCCGGCCTGGACAGAAGCAAGAATAACTGGAGCCACGTTGACGACTTCAACTGGCTGGTGAGGGATGTGAAGTCCCCTAACTGGAGCATCATTCCCGAGAAAGACAGGATAACTCACTGGGACTGAGACCTAATAATAAGAATGAGGCACTTTGGCTTTTGGGCTCTGTTACCAATGTTGTACCGTGCACTGAACTCACTAAGCTTATAAAAATATACACGATTCCTAAATTGTGTGCTTCCCGATTATTCTGAGAGCAGCTGAGGATCTATTCATAGTTTCCAACCCCAGATCATACAGCTCAAATGCTAGGACCCCTTTGACCTTAGGTTGGGTTTGTACAGTCAAAGAAAGTAATTATGATGGTTGAGGAAATCTCTTCTGGCAATTGTACTGGAGATATCACCTGTTCCATTTCTGTGTGGTAAACATTAATTTTCTGAATTCCAGATTATACAAATGTAAACAGTTATCCTATATAAAAGTTCAAATCATCTCATGCTTGGATaagagttttggtagtgtgttcagagaggagaggttggattttgataatattatagaggaggaagcgaaaGGTTTTAGCGGTTTGTTGTATCTGAGCTGAGCAGggaagagaggagtcaaagatcatccCTCACTCatgcttagactattgcaacatacttctctcaggcctcccataCATCCATCTCTcacccccttcaatctgttcaaaatgcggCTGCACAACTCGTATTCCATGAGAgtcgctattctcacattacccctctcctcaagtcacttcattggctccccatctgtttctgaatacagctcaaactcctcttactgactcaAGTGCATTCAATCAGTAGCCCCCCAATAACTCTCctcatttatctccccctatgctccccctccccctacgAACTCTTtattgggtaagtccctctttgctgtacccttctccactgacaactccagactccatcccttctttcttgtggcaaTGTTTGCCTGGAACAGGATGcttgaatcaatacgtcatgctccatttCTAGCAGTTTTCAAAATCCAAgctaaagcccacttttttgaaacttctTTCAATTCTTAACTTCcattcactgctgtcagatacctatacccattgtataatttcctctaccagaatctccccaaccttgaGATTTCttatctgtccaaattagattgtaagctgttctgagcagggatcatccattgaatgttaaatgtacgcctttcaatgctatagaaatgatgaaTAGTGGTTGTTTTAAAAGTTTAGAAGCGGAGAGGGAGATGCAAAACACTGAAGCAATGAGAATTTTAAGTGATTCAACTTGCCTCAGTTTGAATCACCATTTTTATAGTGGGCTAATAGCTACCACACCAATTCAAGGTAACAAAGAATACACCAAAGAAAAATAACATTCctttttttgattagcttttgaatgTAATAGCttctatatatgaaaaatgagaaAACAAATATCAGAAAATGTAAgtgaaacaaaaaagcattccaatgataGTCTTGCAGGAAGAGAGAAGTATGGATCAAGGGTAAGAAAAAGCAAGAGGTGgatgctgtcctaactttagccatTTACTTAGGTTAGCAAACTGAATATCgctgctaactggttaagtgttgGCTCTGTCCTGGACCACCTCAGCACCAAACAGACCGTGCTGGGTGGTCACAAGcagtattcagtggcactgcccgctaaacatagaatatgacggcagaaaagggccgtcggcccaacacgtctgcccactcaaaagaaccctcccttaaaagaacactcctAAGCAATtccccgaagtgaacccacatgtttatcccattgtttcttgaagtcgagcacgttgctggcctcaactacctgacgtggaatgccattccaacgatcaatcATCCTTTcattgaaaaagtacttcctgatgtcattATGAAAtatcccacccttgagtttgagcggatgccctcttgttgccgtgggacttgtaaaaaaaaggatgttttcttccacctcgatacggcctgtaagatcatgtcctctctcccctctctctgcattcttctagagcaggggtgtcaaagtccctcctcgagggccgtaatccagtcgggttttcaggatttccccaatgaatatgcattgaaagcagtgcatgcacatacatctcatgcatattcattggggaaatcctgaaaacccgactggattccggccctcgaggaccgactttgacacctgtgttctagagaatatagctgcagcctgcttagacgcttggtggccattcgctggaccgattccattctcttcatgtctttttgataatgtggcctccaaaactgaacatagtactccagatgaggtttcaccatggacctgtacaacggtaTTATGACTTCatgctttcggctgacaaaacttcttcggatgcaacccagcattcgtCTAGCTTTGGccaaagctttctccacctgagtggccgtcttcatatcttcgctaatgattacacccaggtcccgttcttcaacagttcttgttaaggtttcccCGTTCAGGGTGTATATTCTGCTggggttaccgctaccaaggtgcatagccttacattttttggcattaaagctcagttgccaagttttagatattgttccagtaaaagtaggtcctgcctcatagggtcgggcacggttgcgctgtcaaccacgttgcatagcttagcatcatcggcgaatagtgcaattttacctcgaagtccctgaggcaggtcccgtacaaagatattacacagtatcggacccaagactgagccctgcagcactccactggtcacagccGACGTaaagtaccactgaatattgtCAGATGGCCAGCTTAACAGGGTTAAACTCTTCTTGAATATCAACAGCAAGATGTTTTCCATGCTTTGTAGGTCTTCACTTTTTATCCTGCGCCAACTAAAATGAATGTGCATTTATTGTAAATACAACTTGTATTTTGCTGTTTTAACATGTTAGGGAGTAGTTATTAAAAAGGAAAATACATACTACCATACTACTTCTAATTTATTATAATGTTGCTAGGTATACACTACCCTATACATTAAACACTTGGCAGAGCTTACACTCTTAACAAAACAAATGGAACAAATAAGGGTTTAGGGAATTGATTAcagtgggaatgattaaaacagatGTGGGTACTTTACTCCTACTCATTTGTAGAGTTAAAATTAGTCTCAAAATatagtgggcttttagcctagatttgaatacagccagagatggagcttgacctaCTGACTTAGGAAGTTTGTTTCAAAGATACAGATGAGAAACCCAATGAATGAAGTGCTTGggaaggagtatagggagagcTACTGAGAAGCTGCAGAGTGAACACACTAAACAcaataaaaggagtttgaactgtacatAGAAATTGATTCAAAAGCCAATGaaatgatttgaggagagggcTAATGTGAGTGCAGCAacactggtggaatataagtcatgtAGCATAATTTTTTAATGGATTGATGGGGGGAGgtagatggtttagtggaagacctcGGAGcaacaagttgcagtaatctagatgTGAGGTGATAAGTGTGCTCAGAAAAAAAGGGATTAATTTTGATGATATAGAGaaagaagtgacaggctttagtATTTGCTTTGACTTGTGCAGAGGAAGAAAAAGGAATCTAAGATGACACCAAGATtatgagctgatgagacaggaagAATGAGTTATCTACAGAAATAGAAAATGGGGAAAaggagaggtaggtttagggGGAAAATTAAGCCATTTTCagcttaataataactttatttttcttaagGGCTAGATGTACAAAACACGGTCGTTAAGACCATGTGAATTGCTGTTGGCCCACTGGAGCAGCGGTTGATGCACCAACAAACCTcaatgcaaattatttgcacggAGGTTTGTGGTAATTGCTCTGAGAACGACTGACACATGCAGAGCTGGTTTAGGCttagctgttggggctttttttaaTAGCACGGgtatgtgtgttacacatgcataaTATCTACCCCATTAAAAAAATGCTGTGCCTTatgcctcctccccccacctcccttccccagaCCAACCCCCATGGCaatgaaaattggcaggagggatgcccactccctcctgccaacagagggCTCCTCACCCCCAAACAAAAGACATGAGGGATGCCCCCTTGAAcctcccccctgtacctttgtgAGAAGTTGAGAACAGGAGGGATGGCTCAGTCAaaccagtcagggccttaggctcctccctataCCCTGGGCTACAGAGGGAGtagcctgattggctcagacatctaagggggcagggccttaggcccctcctcatgCATCACATGGACTAGTGAGTCTTGGAGTAGGAGAGAATGAACATCCCTCTTGCTTTCAACTTCTCACAAAGGTATGGGGAGCATCCCTCTTGTCATTTTTCATTTGGGGAGCAAAGttgacaggagggagtgagtGATTGCAGAAAACCACATGAGTCATCGGATCAGCAAATGCAAttgttgctaaaccagtcaaaattAGCTTAGTTACAATTAAGTCCATTGACTGAGTCACCAAGTTAAGAAGCCATTTTCAGCTTAAATCCATTAGCTGGCTGAGTTACTTTGATCACTTCTAGATCTGTAGTTTTTTCTAGTTTATGCTGGTCTGTCTTAACTTACTGAGGATCAGGTTAGAGGCCTATATTTATCCCCTCAAGGATTATTTACATAACCCCAAACTCCAAGAACATACTCAGACATGAGTCTCGGGGAATAGATTAAAACCATCCAAAGGTCCATCCTCAATGCTCTTCTTATGATGAGAGTGAGAAAAATTCCCCAAAATTAGGGTAGTCTTTTGTTCCTCTCTACTCCGATCCCAGGGCCAGAGTCAAACTTGTTAGTCTCCAAGCTTTCTAAAGGCCAAAGAAGTCCAAAACACCTTTCAAACAGCAATTCTCTCCATTAAGAAAGTATATATGCAAACTAGAATTCAAAATAGGTCCTCTTCGTTCAGCGGTAGAAATCAGTCAATTCTAAGTCTCAGGGAATTCATTTGGGCCAAGATTGTGGGCTGAGATATTCCTGCTATCTCCCATGTAGCTTCCCCTAACTACTGGCTGAATAAAAAGGACCTATCCAGACCTAGCCTCAGACCCAGGTTGTCTTTGTGGTTTTCCCCTAAGGGAATTCTCTCTGGGGTACCTTACTTCCCATGACAGGATATATATCCCATTATACCCTTCAGTCATTTtcatatagaaaatatcaccggTCTTTTGGAACCAAATCATGAGGTCAGATTTTCTGCAGTATAAGACAATATAAATATCATGAGGCTTTGGCAGAGCAGTTTTCTCAGATTTTGGTTGGGTCAGATTTCTCAGCAATAATGTAACAGTTCCTAACTTGTACCTACGTACCTCAGTTTCTAGTATTCATTTACTTTGACTTTCTTCCCATAGGTAGCCTAGATTAATCTTGGTTCTGTGCTGGGCTTTAGCATATCCATTACTGGATTTATTGCGCTGGCTTCCTGGACAAGCTCCATCACAATTGAAGATATGGCACATATTATTTAGAGCTTTGTATTCATGACAATGCTAGAAATTAGTGTCCTATACACCGAAACAATCTGTGCTCTAACCAGGAAGGCTTACTGGAAGTCCCAGTGTTGAAAATTTAGTGTACTTGATGGAAGTTTTAGCACATTCTCAACAGCAGTGACACAAAATATCTCCTGCATCATGCCCTCTGGACTGGACCATTACAGCTCTTTTTGTAAATTACTAAAAATGTGGCTTTACCCATAATAGTGGATAGAGTGGAGGTAAATGCAGGGGTTTAATTTTTTTAGTTGATAGGAATAAGGGGTTAGGTCAGGAACTGGGGAGATAGGGTGCTTTTTGGGGTGGTTGTTACAAACTAAGTGGTCTTTCGGGACACTGCAAGGTCACACAGACACCACTTAACATACCAcgatctgaaaaaaataaaaatcgtgactttaaaaacattttttgggcAAGTAGTTGGGCTAttttttagtttaatttaaaaTTAGTGATTCAGACGCCCCAGAGTATGATCTATCAGAATATGTgctttttatttgcttttaaaacttatttttatCATGATTTTTTTGCAATATTTTGGGGGTCCTACAGTTTATTTTTTGCCTCTTTTAACAGGAATAGACAATTTTAGGCTTATAtgaatattttttattgtttttattacttTTGTTTGGCCTtaatatgtttttaaatgttttggaCCGATTTGCCCTATGACCCCTGCACCTTCCTATTCCTCAGTAGGCAGGATGCTGCATGGAGAAGGCTTCCAGGACAGGGCGGTGGCAGCATCATGTTGCCAACGctgctggctgcccgaagattgaaACTGCAGCACTGGAGGAAGAGCCATACTCAACTCCAAGGTGGGAGCTGGACTGGAGACAGTGAGTCCAAAACACAgacaaactccctccagtccaggaaacCATCCAAATAcccagacaatcctctaaaaagagatcCTGTCCTGGTAAATCTGGAcatgtggtaaccctaatccATGCCACCCCAGCTTTGTGTCCACTGAATCTAGCATCTGAACTATCCTTTCTAGCAACAGTTCTACTT is drawn from Geotrypetes seraphini chromosome 3, aGeoSer1.1, whole genome shotgun sequence and contains these coding sequences:
- the TBCC gene encoding tubulin-specific chaperone C; the encoded protein is MEAPALPEWLQRRDEERRQQVERRQQEKREQAVAEEQSDFFQSAFQAERAAIEQLLAPPGGAPAALEEAALRLQQLQKFLSDSVRFLPPYDLRQAQEALQRLQAALGDGRERLRPKKKFAFTCRKKEASAPAEPSAPRAPAALPPPPAAESGISGLECETLVKGADEVQGRDVLLSHLRNCTVKLLGSPSTLHVRHVRDSRVLCGPVATSVLVDECAGCVFAFPCQQLRTHRTRDTKVYLQVTSRAILEDCSGVQFAPFSWSYEGLDRDFEISGLDRSKNNWSHVDDFNWLVRDVKSPNWSIIPEKDRITHWD